A part of Paludisphaera rhizosphaerae genomic DNA contains:
- a CDS encoding YybH family protein produces the protein MNDDEKTIRGVAATWIAATKRGDLETVLDLMEEDVVFLVPGAEPFGKTAFAEASREMTAGGMTIDGESEVLEVKILGDWAFMTTRLRIKASRPGAPEMVRAGHSLTILHKRDGRWRLARDANLLAPAKTSHD, from the coding sequence ATGAACGACGACGAGAAAACAATCCGCGGCGTGGCGGCGACGTGGATCGCCGCCACGAAACGCGGGGACCTGGAGACGGTGCTCGACCTCATGGAAGAGGACGTCGTGTTCCTGGTCCCCGGCGCTGAGCCCTTCGGCAAGACGGCCTTCGCCGAGGCCTCGCGCGAGATGACGGCCGGCGGGATGACGATCGACGGCGAGAGCGAGGTGCTGGAGGTGAAGATTCTGGGCGACTGGGCCTTCATGACGACCCGCCTTCGGATCAAGGCCTCCCGCCCAGGGGCGCCGGAGATGGTCCGCGCCGGCCACAGTCTCACCATCCTGCACAAGCGCGACGGCCGCTGGCGGTTGGCGCGCGACGCCAACCTGCTGGCGCCGGCGAAGACGTCGCACGACTGA
- a CDS encoding SGNH/GDSL hydrolase family protein — MSLLLSLSPVRPRRPRSFRPEPADVPLEVRALLAAAVIQWSMDPRFVNDPLHGNAPDLVNTYDYANPANGYGVSLDASQSSGILPTTTFLWTVTSSSGLSLVVSGENPDVDLQQGSYRVKLTATGLAGTRRPVSTVTTILVKDVLVVSIGDSYASGEGNPVVPGFFDPEWAYSPDAAMNQENADAHRSTLAGPAQFALQLEASNPHQSVTFVSVANSGATIPEGVLGPMPSIGDPSHILPAEIDELKSIIGTRHIDVLAITVGADDVGFSERVKQLIENTYFGYPTLTEIQQQYNADIQALPGQYANLAKAVQALNPGQVMIAPYPDVTRDQNGNVAAILGPLDVTLVSKANAEFASSTMIPPLNAAVAAAAKTYKWTYLSQVFGDFNTHGYPSTSPWIRTLTESEEMEGTDQGTFHPNATGHLDIARRMYQAYRPLMSRFPAARGLTMRATRAARA; from the coding sequence ATGTCGCTGCTGCTGAGCCTCTCGCCCGTCCGCCCGCGTCGTCCGCGATCGTTCCGACCCGAACCGGCCGACGTGCCGTTGGAGGTCCGGGCGCTGCTGGCCGCGGCCGTGATCCAGTGGTCGATGGACCCCCGATTCGTCAACGACCCCTTGCACGGCAACGCGCCTGACCTGGTCAACACGTACGACTACGCCAACCCGGCGAACGGGTATGGGGTGTCGCTCGACGCCTCGCAGTCGTCCGGAATCCTGCCGACGACCACGTTCCTCTGGACGGTGACCAGTTCCAGCGGGCTCTCCCTGGTCGTCTCCGGCGAGAACCCGGACGTCGACCTTCAACAGGGAAGCTATCGGGTGAAGCTGACGGCGACCGGCTTGGCCGGGACCCGCCGGCCGGTCTCCACCGTGACCACCATCCTGGTGAAGGACGTGCTGGTGGTCTCGATCGGCGACTCGTACGCCTCGGGCGAGGGGAACCCGGTCGTCCCCGGATTCTTCGACCCCGAATGGGCCTATTCGCCCGACGCCGCGATGAACCAGGAGAACGCCGACGCCCATCGCTCGACGCTCGCCGGCCCTGCGCAGTTCGCCCTCCAACTGGAGGCGTCGAACCCGCACCAGTCGGTCACGTTCGTCTCGGTGGCGAACTCGGGGGCGACGATCCCGGAGGGCGTCCTGGGACCGATGCCGAGCATCGGCGATCCGTCGCACATCCTCCCCGCCGAGATCGACGAGTTGAAGTCGATCATCGGCACTCGCCACATCGACGTGCTGGCGATCACCGTGGGCGCCGACGACGTCGGGTTCAGCGAGCGGGTCAAGCAGCTCATCGAGAACACCTACTTCGGCTACCCGACCCTGACCGAGATCCAGCAGCAATACAACGCGGACATCCAGGCACTCCCCGGACAGTACGCGAACCTTGCAAAGGCCGTGCAGGCGCTGAACCCCGGCCAGGTGATGATCGCCCCCTACCCGGACGTGACCCGCGACCAGAACGGGAACGTCGCCGCGATCCTGGGGCCGCTGGACGTCACGCTCGTCAGCAAGGCGAACGCGGAGTTCGCCTCGTCGACAATGATCCCCCCGCTGAACGCGGCCGTCGCGGCTGCGGCGAAGACCTACAAGTGGACCTACCTGTCCCAGGTCTTCGGCGATTTCAACACCCACGGTTACCCGTCCACCAGCCCCTGGATCCGGACCCTCACCGAATCCGAGGAAATGGAAGGGACCGACCAGGGAACGTTCCACCCCAACGCGACGGGGCATCTGGATATCGCCAGGCGGATGTATCAGGCCTATCGCCCGCTCATGAGTCGATTCCCCGCGGCGAGGGGCCTGACTATGCGGGCCACCCGGGCCGCGAGAGCCTGA
- a CDS encoding ketopantoate reductase family protein has translation MRILVVGAGGIGGYYGGRMLEAGRDVTFLVRPRRAAKLKADGLPIRSPSGSVDLAAPPAVTADELKAGEPFDLVILTCKAYDLPGVMDDVAPAVGPGTLVLPTLNGMRHLDALDARFGPEAILGGFCLISVRLDDAGRIVHLSDVHRLVFGARRPEQAGPVQKVSKALEGVKFEPVLSDDVILAMWEKWVFLATLAGVTCLTRATIGDVVQAGGADLSRAMLEECRGIAEAHGQAPRESFLEMSRKRLTDPDSTLTASMLDDLERGGPTEADHILADLLRRGESQGVKAPLLQAAAVALRAQEIRAGR, from the coding sequence TTGCGAATTCTGGTCGTCGGCGCGGGCGGGATCGGCGGGTATTACGGGGGAAGGATGCTGGAGGCGGGTCGGGACGTGACGTTCCTGGTCCGCCCTCGACGCGCGGCGAAACTCAAGGCGGACGGCCTTCCCATTCGCAGCCCCTCGGGAAGCGTCGACCTCGCCGCGCCCCCCGCGGTCACGGCCGACGAGTTGAAGGCCGGCGAGCCGTTCGACCTGGTGATCCTGACCTGTAAGGCTTACGACCTCCCCGGCGTCATGGACGACGTCGCGCCGGCGGTCGGGCCGGGGACCCTCGTCCTGCCGACGCTCAACGGGATGCGGCATCTCGACGCGCTCGACGCACGATTCGGCCCCGAGGCGATTCTCGGCGGCTTCTGCCTGATCTCCGTTCGCCTGGACGACGCCGGCCGGATCGTCCATCTCAGCGACGTTCACCGCCTCGTCTTCGGCGCTCGGCGCCCGGAACAGGCCGGGCCGGTTCAGAAGGTCTCGAAGGCGCTGGAGGGGGTGAAGTTCGAGCCCGTCCTCAGCGACGACGTGATCCTCGCCATGTGGGAGAAATGGGTCTTCCTGGCGACGCTCGCCGGCGTGACCTGCCTGACGCGCGCGACGATCGGCGACGTCGTCCAGGCCGGCGGCGCCGACCTGAGCCGGGCGATGCTCGAGGAATGTCGGGGCATCGCCGAGGCCCACGGCCAGGCCCCTCGCGAAAGCTTCCTGGAGATGTCGCGCAAGCGGCTCACCGACCCAGACTCGACCCTGACCGCGTCCATGCTCGACGACCTCGAACGCGGCGGCCCCACCGAGGCCGACCACATCCTGGCCGACCTCCTCCGTCGCGGCGAATCCCAGGGCGTCAAAGCCCCCCTGCTCCAGGCCGCGGCCGTCGCCCTGCGGGCCCAGGAGATCCGGGCCGGACGGTGA
- a CDS encoding sulfatase family protein, translating into MAMTGVLAMVVGMLAASGAEEAPATRPNIVIVYADDMGYSDLACYGGDLTRTPNIDRMAREGVRLTRYYSASPICSPSRCGLVTGQFPARWRITSYLQTRAGNRNCEQADFLDPAAPSLPRTLKAAGYATAHVGKWHLGGGRDVVNPPKFAAYGYDLGLGTWESPEPAPEITATDWIWSARDPVKRWERSRWMVDRTLQFMKEHADKPCFVNLWFDDVHTPWVPTADDQILSDDGHTGSKPATPERLAAVLDEVDVQVGRLMDAIRADKSGRPTLVLFVSDNGPLPTFERRRSGGLRGSKMSLYEGGTRLPFIAWGPGLVSAGVTNTASVVSAVDMFPTLCSLAGAPLPDGYRPDGEDVTAVFRGEKLKRTKPLLWEYGRNAKSFAYPQGEDRSPNVAALDGDWKLLVNADGTGAELYDLSVDPEERYNRAEAEPDLARRLSEAALSWRRAMP; encoded by the coding sequence ATGGCGATGACGGGCGTGCTGGCGATGGTCGTGGGGATGTTGGCGGCGTCGGGGGCCGAGGAGGCTCCGGCGACGAGGCCGAACATCGTGATCGTCTATGCGGACGACATGGGGTATTCCGACCTCGCCTGCTACGGGGGCGATCTGACCAGGACGCCGAACATCGACCGCATGGCCCGCGAAGGGGTCCGGCTGACGCGGTATTACTCGGCCTCGCCGATCTGCTCGCCGTCGCGCTGCGGGCTCGTGACGGGGCAGTTCCCCGCGCGTTGGCGGATTACCAGTTACCTCCAGACCCGGGCCGGCAACCGCAACTGTGAGCAGGCCGACTTCCTCGACCCCGCCGCGCCCAGCCTTCCCCGCACTCTGAAGGCGGCCGGCTACGCCACGGCGCACGTGGGCAAGTGGCATCTGGGAGGGGGCCGCGACGTGGTCAATCCGCCGAAGTTCGCCGCCTACGGTTATGACCTGGGCCTGGGGACCTGGGAGAGCCCCGAGCCCGCCCCCGAGATCACCGCCACCGACTGGATCTGGTCCGCCCGCGACCCCGTCAAGCGCTGGGAGCGCTCGCGGTGGATGGTCGACCGGACGCTCCAGTTCATGAAGGAGCACGCCGACAAGCCCTGCTTCGTCAATCTGTGGTTCGACGACGTCCACACGCCCTGGGTTCCCACGGCCGACGACCAGATCCTCAGCGACGACGGCCACACCGGCTCGAAGCCCGCGACGCCCGAACGGCTCGCCGCCGTGCTGGACGAGGTGGACGTGCAGGTCGGCCGGCTGATGGACGCCATCCGTGCCGATAAGTCGGGGAGGCCGACGCTCGTGCTGTTCGTCTCCGACAATGGCCCGCTCCCCACCTTCGAGCGTCGGCGGTCGGGCGGCCTGCGCGGCAGCAAGATGAGTCTGTACGAAGGGGGGACGCGACTGCCGTTCATCGCCTGGGGGCCGGGGCTGGTCTCGGCCGGCGTGACGAACACGGCGAGCGTCGTATCGGCCGTCGACATGTTCCCCACCCTCTGCTCGCTGGCCGGCGCCCCCCTGCCCGACGGCTACCGCCCCGACGGCGAAGACGTGACCGCCGTTTTCCGCGGCGAGAAGCTCAAGCGCACCAAACCCCTCCTCTGGGAGTACGGCCGCAACGCGAAGTCCTTCGCCTATCCCCAGGGCGAGGACCGTTCGCCGAACGTCGCCGCCCTCGACGGCGACTGGAAGCTCCTCGTCAACGCCGACGGCACCGGCGCCGAACTCTACGACCTCTCCGTCGACCCCGAAGAACGCTACAACCGCGCCGAGGCCGAACCCGACCTGGCGCGTCGATTGTCCGAAGCCGCGCTGTCGTGGCGTCGGGCGATGCCGTGA